The genomic window TTAGTCGATCCCGATTCAATCGATATCGGGTTTCATTTACCAGGCTGGAGCAGACGTTTCCAAAGCCGCAGCATACTGGTGCAAATTCGGTTTTACCAAGATCCGCTTAACGGTTCGCGTCGGGCAATTGGCGTAGAGGCGGCTGGATTCGACCATCGCGGTAAAGCGTGGCGACTTTCAACAGTAGAAAACTGGCGTTTTGTAGGAGAATCTCAGCCAGTACCGGAGGTGGGAGAAAAGCTGAGACACTATTGCAGACAGATATTTGAGTTATTTAATAACTCTCAAGCTGCCTAAGAATTTTTAGCTATCCTGCAACCAATTGGGTAGGCAGATTGATATGTTGTATCGCGCTTGCCAAAGATGGTGTAGCGATTATCGCGGATTTGTTCGTAGAAGCGATCGCCCGCCCATTTTACTCCTGGTATGGCGCGGTAAGCTGCAACAAATGCATCAGCTACTGGCAACAAACGCGCAATTTCTTCAGCAGCATCGCTACCTTGCCAGCGTTGTTCCGGGGTATCGGCGTTTATCAAAATCATCCCCATTTCGCAGTCTTGGGATGTTATCCCAAATCGGTTCAAAGTGTCTTCGTCCTGCATTGGGGTGTATTCAAACAGTTGCCCTTTGTCTAAGTTTTCCAGAGCTTGGACTAGGGTAACGCAGAGATTGCAGTTGCCGTCGTAGATAACGTTGTAAGTCATAAAAAAGGGAAATAGCAGATCTACTACTATTTTCTCCTAATAAATGCTGGTTTTTCCAAATTTACTCAATCAACAAATTGCCATAGCACATAGGGACGCAACCCAATTATTTTATGTTCGATTATTCCAGCCCCAAAACCTTCAGGGGTGTTGGTGAGATCGACAGAAAAATAAACTTTGCCATTCTGGAATCGAAACCTGTAACTAGCATCTAAGGTGTTAGGGCGTTTCGGGGAATTAGCCATCCCGACACATGAAGAATAAGTTTTTTGCAGCGG from Microcoleus sp. FACHB-831 includes these protein-coding regions:
- a CDS encoding thiol-disulfide oxidoreductase DCC family protein; translation: MTYNVIYDGNCNLCVTLVQALENLDKGQLFEYTPMQDEDTLNRFGITSQDCEMGMILINADTPEQRWQGSDAAEEIARLLPVADAFVAAYRAIPGVKWAGDRFYEQIRDNRYTIFGKRDTTYQSAYPIGCRIAKNS